In Kutzneria kofuensis, the DNA window CATGAAGGTCGGCGGCTTCATCAACATCCGGGCCGCGAACTCGATGAAGTTCTACCAGTCGATGAACGCCGTCCCGACCACGTGGCCGTTGCAGAACCTGCACATGCGCCAGCAGTGGTTCACCATCTCGGCGGTCGACACCAAGAACCACACGGTGACCGTGGACAAGCCGCTGGAGTACGACGTGCCGGTCGACTCCACGTCGGACGGTTCGGCGCCGATCGACGGCAGTGTCTACGCGTCGAAGGCGTCGCCGATCGTCGACCCGATCGTCGGCGTCGGCTTCGAGGACTTCTCCTACACCCAGGTGGCCCCGCCCGGCGTCACCGAGGCGCAGGCGAAGGACAACTACGGCAACCTGGCCCCGTCGCTGGCCATGCAGGGCATCGTGTTCAAGTGGGCGGCCAACTCCTGGGTGACCGGCATCCACGCGATGATGACCGGGTCGCACCCGATCGTCACCGAGGAGGCCAAGAACCTGCAGATCGTGAACAACGAGCTGGACGGCTCGTGGAACAAGGGCAAGGGCGGCAACGGCTACTTCCGCGGCTCCCGCGTGTGGGACTCGCTCTACGCCGGCAACACCACCCGCGACCTGCGCCACTTCACCTTCCAGTGGTCCGCGTCGGGCAACGTGGCGATCGGCAACGACATCGACTCGGACTTCAACATCCACGGCGGCTACGAGCGCAACAACCTGTTCGAGCTGAACACGAACAACGTGTCCTACGCGCACCGGTCCGGCAACTGCACCGCGCACTGCGGTGACGAGGGCAACGACCCGCCGGACGACTCCACCTGGTTCCCGATCTACTGGTCGACCGGCCAGAAGGCGGTCAAGTGGTCCGGTTCCTCGGGCCCGCGCAACGTCTTCTTCGACAACACGATGACCAAGCAGGTCACCGACGGGGCCGCGTACACGCCGTACTACCCGGACCACAGCAAGATCTACCAGTTCGGCTGGGACGGCAAGGCGTTCCACCACCTCGACGTGGGCGGCAAGCCGATCGTGGACTGGGCGCACAACGAGCAGAACGACTACACCAAGGGCCACGGCGTCGACGACACCATGACCGACAAGGGTCCGTCGCTGTTCCTGAAGTCGGTGGCGAAGTGATCCCCGGGATCAAGACGCTGGCCGCGGCGGCGCTGGTGACGCAGTTCGCCGTGCACCCGGCCGCGTCGACGATCAATGTCGGCAACGCGGCCGAGCTGGTCGCCGCGTTGAAGGCCGCGAAGCCGGGCGACACCATCAAGTTGGCCGACGGCGACTACGGCGACCAGTTCATCGCCACCACGTCCGGCACGGCGTCCGCGCCGATCACCTTGGTGGGCAGTGCCAAGGCCGTGCTGCACGACCCGAAGTTCAAGGCGAGCGACACCGACTGCCCGTCCGGTCAGACCGGCTACGGGTTCTGGCTCAAGGGCGCGAGCTACTGGAACCTCAAGGGGTTCAGCGTCACGCAGTCCAAGAAGGGCATCGTCCTGGACGGCGCCACGCACGTGACGATCGACGGTGTCACCGTGCACGACATCGGCTACGAGGGCGTGCACTTCCGCAAGAGCAGCGCCTACGGTGTGATCAAGAACTCGACCGTGTACAACACGGGTCTCGAGGAGCCGGGCTACGGCGAGGGTGTGTACATCGGCTCGTCCAACAGCAACTGGCACTGCTACGGCACCAACGGCGGCAAGAGCCCGGATGCCAGCGACTACGTCCAGGTGCTGAACAACAAGATCGGGCCGAACGTGGCCGCCGAGGGCCTGGACGTCAAGGAGGGCACGCACGACGGTGTGATCGACGGCAACACCCTGGACGGGACCGGCGAGAAGAACGAGAACTCGGCCGACTCCACGATGGACATCAAGGGCGACAAGTACAAGATCACCAACAACACCGCCGAGAACGCCTACCTCGACGTGATCCAGACGCACAACCTGTGGAAGAAGACCGGTTGTGGCAACACGTTCAGCAACAACACGCTGACCGTGACCAACAAGGACGGCTACGGCATCAACGCCACGAACCAGAGCCAGTGCGTGTCGTCGAAGTCGCCGAACGTCATCGGCGCGTCCAACAAGAGCACCGGGGGCAAGGGGTTGTCCAAGACCCCGACCACGCCCGGTGTCTAGGTGATCCAGGGGCCGTCCCGCATATCAGCCGCTGTGCGGGCCGGCCCCGGCCATCCCTGCCGGAAAGGACCGTTCCCTGTGATCAAGACCATCGCGGCGGCCGCACTGGTGGCGCAGTTCGCCGTGCACCCCGTCGCATCCACGATCAACGTCGGCAACGCGGCCGAGCTGATCGCCGCGCTGAAGGCGGCCAAGCCGGGCGACACCATCCAGCTGGCCGACGGCGACTACGGCGACCAGTTCATCGCCACGACCTCGGGCACCGCGTCCGCGCCGATCACCCTGGTGGGCAGCGCGAAGGCGGTGCTGCACGACCCGAAGTTCAAGCTCGGCGACACCGACTGCCCGTCCGGCCAGACCGGCTACGGCCTCTGGCTGCAGGGCGCGAACTACTGGAACCTCAAGGGTTTCAGCGTCACCAAGTCCAAGAAGGGCATCGTGCTCGACGGGGCTTCGCACGTGACGATCGACGGGGTGAGCGTGCACGACATCGGGTACGAGGGTGTGCACTTCCGCAAGAGCAGCTCGTACGGCGTGATCAAGAACTCCACGGTGTACAACACCGGCACCGAGGAGCCGGGTTACGGCGAGGGCGTGTACCTGGGGTCGGCCAACAGCAACTGGGAGTGCTACGGCGCCAACGGCGGCAAGGATCCAGACGCCAGCAACTACATCCAGGTGCTGAACAACAAGATCGGCCCGAACGTCGCCGCCGAGGGCATCGACGTCAAGGAGGGCACCCACGACGGCGTGATCGACGGCAACACCCTGGACGGGACCGGCGAGAAGAACCAGCACGACGCCGACTCCACGATGGACATCAAGGGCGACAAGTACAAGATCACCAACAATGTCGCCAAGAACGCCTATCTCGACGTCATCCAGCTGCACAACGTCTGGGGCAAGACCGGCTGCGGCAACACGTTCAGCAAGAACACGCTGACCGTGAAGAACAAGAACGGGTACGGGATCAACGCGACCGACCAGAGCCAGTGCGTCTCGGCGAAGTCGCCGAACATCATCGGCGCCTCCAACAAGAGCACCGGCGGCAAGGGCCTGTCCAAGACCCCGACCACCCCGGGCGTCTGAGCAGGCGGTGGGGGCCGGTTCCCGGCCCCCACCCCGTCAGGCGATCGGCCGGCGCAGGCGGGCGTTGACGGGTCACGGTCACCGCGCCGCTGGTCAGCCCGATGAGCGCCGCGTCGCTCGGTGCAGGGGAGGGTGTCGTGGTAGACGAATTCGGGTGCTTCCGGGGCGAACTGGATCTCGGGGCTGATCACCGGCGGTGTGGGTGAGCAGGTCCCTGAGGGCGATGCCGTCGATCAGCATGACGACAGCCGTGGCGGCGATCACCTTGGCGATTCCGTAGGTGCGGAACGGAGAGAGGGACAGATCGGGGGAGGGACAGGACAGCCGCGAGAGGGTGGAGCTACACCAAGATGTGCCGCATCAGCTCGTCGACGATGGCGGGCAGCTCGGCCAGTGAGCCACCCCCGAAGACGTAGAAGTCGGGGCGGGTGACCACGACCTCCCAGCCCCGGGCCGCGAGGTGGGACGCATACTTGCCCTGAACGTCAACCACGTCGCCGCCGACGTGGACGAGCTGGGTGCCGATGGCCTTCAGGAACTCCAGCTGCCGAGAGTCCAGGACAGACGCGGGATCGGCCACAGTGGACACGATGGTGAAGCCGGAACCGATGACGTCGTCGAAAAGCCCCTCGACGCCGTCACGACGGACCACGGCCTGCAGGCTGAGCTCGCCGGCGCCGGGCTGGGGACGGACGATGCCGGCCAGTGGCGGGATCTCGGGCATGGGCATCGCCGTGCCGGTGCGGAAATCCTCGTCCCGACGGGCGGCCTCCGCGGGGTCGAGCACGGACGTCACCTTGCCGGTCTCGATGGAAAGGCGCGTCCACGCAAGGAGATTCGGCTCCCGCTCCGGCTGGTACGTGTCGAGCAGCGCGGGGGAGGAGACGCCACGCAGCACGAGGTCGAGTTTCCACGCGAGGTTGGTGGCGTCGCGAATGCCGGAGCACATGCCCTGCCCCTGGAACGGCGGCATGGTGTGGGCGGCGTCGCCGGCCAGGAAAACCCGACCGTGCCGCCATTCCCGGGCGATCTTGGCCTCGAACTGCCACACGTGCTGCCGGACGATCGACAGGTCGTCGGAGGTGAGTCCGAGACGGGCCAGCAACTCCCACGCCACCGCCGGGTCGGACATCTGCTCGGCGGTCTCGCCGGGCAGCAGCCGCCACTCGAAGCGACGGTGCCGCCGGCCCAGCGGCAGCACGGTCGTCGGCCGCTCGGGATCGCACCACTGACCGGTGTCCAGCTCCAGGTGCACCGGCCGCTTGCGGCGGCAGTCGGCGTTGAGCCACTCCTCGGAGTAGCCGAGGTCGTAGCGCTCGATGCCCAGCAGCTGCCGGACCAGGCTCCGGCCGCCGTCGGCGGCGATCACGTACCGCCCGCGCAGGACGATCGACTCCTCCGCCCGGGCCGGACCGTACGGATCCGCCTCGGACGCGGGCGCAACCGCATGCACCTCAACATGATCGGGCCCCGGCACCACGTCGCGTACCTGAAAGCCGCGCCGCAGCGTCACGTTGGGGTCGTCGCACAGGCGGGAATGCAGCGGGTCCTCCATCGTCGGCTGGTACATCATGAAGTCCGACGGATAGCCCGAGATGCCCTCGGACGCCCACGGGAACTCGGCCAGCAGCTCGCCCTTGCCGTTGCGCATGGTGTACGTCTCGCAGGCGACGGCGTCCTGTAGGAAGGTCTCGGTGCAGTCCAACAGCTGCAGCGTCCGCACGACCTCGTGGTCGACGTGCCCGGCGCGGGGCAGGTTGTACAGGTTGGGATGCTTCTCGACGAGGGCGACGGTGTGCCCGAGCCGGCCGAGCAGCCCGGCCGCGACGAGGCCGACGGGGCCGGCGCCGATGACAACGACGTCGTGCACTTCAGCGGACACGGAGTCTCCTCGGTCATTGGGCGGTGTACCCGCCGTCGATCACCAGGCTGGATCCGGTGACGAAGGCCGCGGCGGGATCGGCCAGGAACACGGCGGCGGCCGCGACCTCGGCGACGAGGCCGAGCCGGCCGAGCGGGATCCGGCGCAGCGTGTCGGCCCGGAACTCCTGGTCGGCGAAGTACGGTGCGGTCAAGGGGGTTTCGACGTAGCCGGGGGCGATGGTGTTGACCCGGATGCCGTGCGGACCCAGTTCCACCGCCAACGCCTTGGTCATCCCCTCCACGGCGTGCTTGGCGGCGCAGTACACCGACCGGTCGGCCGCGCCGACCTGTCCCATCTGCGACGACACCGTGATCACCGAGCCGCCGGTGCCGGCGGCGATCATCCGGGCCACCACGGCCTGCGTCAGGAAGTACGTGGACCGCACGTTCAGGTCGAAGATCGTGTCGAAGGTGTCGGGGGAGACCGCGACGAACGGCATCGGCGCGTTCGTGCCGGCGTTGTTCACCAGCACGTCGACGGGACCGACGCCATCCAGCACGGCCTCGAACCGGGCCAGATCCAGCACGTCGCACGGCACCGCGACGGCCTCGCCGCCGTGGGAACGGATCTCCTGGGCCGCCGATTCGATCTCGGCACCGGTCCGGCTGACCAACACCACCCGGGCTCCGGCCGCGGCCAGCGCCAGCGCGATGCCCCGGCCGAGTCCGCGCCCGGCGCCGGTGACGAGCGCGGTCTGACCGTCCAAAGTGGTCACAGCGCCCACTCGGGCAACTCGCCGCGCACGCGGGCCGCGCGGATGTCGCCGGACCGGGCGTGGCCCTCGAAGAACTCGGCCCGCGCCGCACGTCCGCACAGCTCACCCAGCTCAGCGCTGGACTGCGCGTTGCGAACCTCCTGGTACGTGACCGTGCGCAGGAACTTGCCCACCCACAGGCCGCCGGTGTAGCGAGCCGCGCCGCGCGTGGGCAGCGTGTGGTTGGTGCCGATCACCTTGTCCCCGTAGGAAACGCACGTTCCCTCGCCGAGGAACAGCGCGCCGTAGTGCCGCATGGAGTCCAGGGCCTGCCGGGGGTTCTCGGTCAGCACCTGGACGTGCTCGGCGGCGAACTCGTCGGCCAGCCCGAACGCTTCCTCCCGGCTGGAAACCACGTGCACCTGGCCGTGGTCGCGCCACGCCGGCTCGGCGAAGTCGCGGGTCGGCATGCCCGGCAGCAGCCGGTCGACGTGCTCGATCACCGCTCGGCCGACCGCCTCCGAGGTGGTGATCAGGATGGCCGGCGAGTCGGGGCCGTGCTCGGCCTGGCTGAGGAGGTCGACCGCCACCAGCAGCGGGTCCGCGGTGTGGTCGGCGACGATGAGGATCTCGGTCGGCCCGGCGAACAGGTCGATGCCGACCTCGCCGAACAGCTGCCGCTTGGCCTCGGCGACGTAGGCGTTGCCCGGCCCCGCGAGCATGTCGACCTTGCCGATCGTCTCGGTGCCGACGGCCAGCGCCGCGACCGCCTGCACGCCGCCGAGCAGCAGGATCTCGTCCGCGCCGGCCAGGTGCATGGCGGCGATGGTGGCGGCCGGGATCTCGCCGCGGATCGGCGGCGTGCAGGCCGTCACGCGCTCGACACCGGCGACTTTCGCGGTCAGCACGGTCATGTGCGCCGACGCCAGCAGCGGGTAGCGGCCACCGGGCACGTACGCGCCGACGGCGTCGACCGGATTGTGCTTCTGGCCGAGGAAAACGCCCGGCGCCGTCTCGATTTCGAACTCGTGCATCGAGGCCAGTTGCCGCTCGGCGAAGTGCCGCACGTTGGCCTGCACCGTGCGGATGTCGTCGATGGTCTGCGCCGGCACGGTCGCCACGATCCGCTCGATCTCGTCGGCGGTGAGCCGGAACTGCTCCGGCGACCAGTTGTCGAAGCGGGCCGAGTACTCGCGGACGGCCGCGTTGCCACGCTCGCGGATGTCCGCGATGACCGAGGTGACGGTCGCCGCCACGGCCTCGGAGCCGGCGCGACCCGATGCGCTCGGCACGGCCTTCTTCAGTTCGTGGGACATGGTCGGCTCCTCCTCGGCTGGGGTGGCGCCCGCCATGCTGCCATAGATAGTCGTAAGTTCGCTAGAGATTCGAAAGTCGCTCGACGTAGCCACGACTGCGACCCTCGCGCAGGTCGGCCATGGTCGTCTCGGCCGTGCAGAGGTAGAGCGCGCCGTCGCCAAACGCGCAGGCCACCGCGACCCGGCCGCCGGTGTCGATCTCCTCCAGCATCTCGCCGCCGGCCGTGACGTGCACGAACTTGCCGCCCTGGAACAGCGGGATCCACAGTGAACCGTCGGCGCCCCGGCACAGACCGTCCGGGAACGGCCCCGGCTCCACCAGGGTTCGATCGCGCCGCAGCGTCCCGTCCGGCCGCACCTCGAACACGGAGGTCCGGTTCGCGGTCGACTCGTTGACCACCAGTTCGTTGCCCGTCAGGACCATGCCGTTCGGGAACCAGACGTCGTGCGCCGCGACCTTCACGCCTTCGGCCGCCGTGTAGGTGAGGATTCGCCCCGGCCGCGGCTGCTCCAGGCCCAGGCGAAACCCCGTGTCGCCGAACCAGGCGCGGCCGTCCGGCCCCACCACCATGTCGTTGAGCAGGCCGTCAGTCTCGACATCCGCGACAGGACGCAGCGCCGTGCCGTCCCAGATGGTCAGCTTCCGATCCAGCGCCGTCGCCAGCAGCAGCGTGCCGTCAGGCAGGAACCCGCTCCCCGCCGGCCGCCCCGACACGTCGCAGACCACTTCCGTCGGACCGACCGTGACCAGCCGAAACGCGTGCACGTCCGAGATCCACAGCCGCCCGTCCCGCCACCGTGGCGACTCCGGATACATCAGGTCGTCCGCGACCAGTTCCAGTCTCCTCATGGACACACTGTATTCGAAAGTATGGGAGGTGCTCGAAAAAAGCTCCCGGCAGCGGCTGCCGGGAGCGGGGTGGGGAAGGGCGGCTGCGGGGGCTCAGAGCCGATCGGCGTCCATGACCGCCTTGGCGAAGCTCGTCGGGTCCTCCTGCGGCACGTCGTGGCCGATGCCCTTGAGGATCCGGTGGTCGTACTTGCCGGTGAACATCTTCCGGTAGGCGGCGCCGTCGATGGTGGGGCCGTCGAAGTCGCTGCCGATGGTGATCGTCGGCACGGTGATCGGCGGCGCGGTCTGCAGCTTCTGCTCGACGGCGTCGTACTGCTTCTCGCCGTCGGCGAGACCCAGCCGCCAGCGGTAGTTGTGGATCACGACCGCCACGTGATCGGGGTTGTCGAACGCCTTGGCGCTCCGCTCGTACGTGGCGTCGTCGAACTTCCAGCTCGGCGAGGCGAGCTGCCAGATGAGCTTGTTGAAGTCGTGCCGGTTCTGGGTGTAGCCCTGCACGCCGCGCTCGGTGGCGAAGTAGAACTGGTACCACCAGCCGCGTTCGGCGGCGGGGGAGAGCGGCTGCTGCTGCGCCTTGAGGTTGGTCACCAGGTATCCGCTGACGAGCACCGCCGCCTTGACCCGCTCCGGCCACGCCGCGGCGACGCAGCCGGCGGTCCGGCTGCCCCAGTCGTAGCCGGCGAGCACGGCCTTGTCGACGTGCAGGGCATCCATCAGCGCGATCAGGTCCGAGGCGGTGGCGGCCTGCTGCCCGTTGCGCACGGTGTCGGCGGACAGGAACGTGGTGGTGCCGTAGCCACGCAGGTACGGCACGATGACCCGATATCCGGCGGCAGCCAGGATGGGGGCCACGTCCACGTAGCTGAAGATGTCGTACGGCCAGCCGTGCAGCAGGAAGACGACCGGCCCGTTGGCGGGACCGTCCTCGGCGTAGCCGATGTTCAGCGGACCGGCCTGGATCTGCTTGAGCGACGCGAAAGTCGTGTGGCCGGGCGCGCTGGACGTGGCGGTGGCGGCCGGGGCGGCGGCCTTCTCCGACGAGCAGGCGGCGAGCGTGCCCGCCGCCATCACACCGGCGACGCCCTGCGCGAACAATCTCCTGCTGATCAACGGAACTCTCCTGACGGGAACGGCGATCACTGCGCTGCCGACGCTAGTGATCGGCTCCCGTCGGCGGCGACCGTCAGATGACGTAGCGGGCGTACGTCATGGACCGAGGACCTCTCGGAGCTCGGTGCGTGAGCTGATCCCGAGCTTGGGGAAGATGCGGTGCAGGTGCGTGCTGACAGTTCGGTGGGACAGATAAAGTTGCTGCCCGATCTCCCGGTTCGTCAAGCCCTCGGCGGCAAGTCGCGCGATGTTCAGCTCGTGGGGTGTCAGCTCCCCGAACGCGTCGGTGTGCCGGTCCGGACTCACTTCGCCGGCGGCCCGCAGCTCGCGGCGGGCCCGTTCCGCCCACGCCGTCACACCCAGCGCCTCGAACGTCTCGCGGGCGGCCCGCAGCTGCGGGCGGGAATCGGCGGGACGTCGTTGTCGCCGCAGCCATTCCCCGTACGCGAGCTGGGTTCGGCCGCGTTCCAGCGGCCACGTCTCCGCGTCCAACGCGGCCCGGAACAGCTTCTCCGCCTCGTTGTCCGGGGCGAGCACGGCCCGCGCGTGCCGAAGTCCACTGTGGAGTGCGGGCAATGGCGACGACGCGGCGTACATCTCGTATTCCCGCACGAGTGGTTCGACGGCGCCGCGCTGGTCGCAGCGCACCGCCGCCTCGGTCAGCTCGGCGATCGTGTAGCAGCGCAAGGCAACCTGGTACGCGGGATCGGTGGGATCGTTGAGCCGCATGAGGTTCCCGAACGCGTCCGCGTGCCGGCCCTCGCCCAGCGCCGCGATCCCCCGGGCCAGCTGGACCGTCGCCAGCACCGGCCGGGCGCCGGCCGAAAGTCCGATGCTTTCCGCTTGCGCCGCAAGGTCTTCACACTGCGGGTAGTCCCCGCGCAGCGCGGCGATCTCCGACTGCGTGGCCAGCGTCAGGCCGTGGATGTACGGCTGCGAGGTCTCGATCGCCAGGCGCTGGCCCTCCTCCGCGGCGGCCGTCGCCGTCGCGAGATCGCCCAACCGGACGGAACTCCACGCCTGCACGCCCAGGGCCCGCGCGAGGAACGCCAGCCGTCCCTGCGCCCGCAGGCCCGGCTGGGCGCCGGCGGAGAAGCGGGCCGCCAGGTCGAACGCGCCGACCAGCATCGACGCGCTGCCCAGGAAGCGGTCGACGAGCGCGTCCCGGCCCACCTGGCGGGCCAGGTCGCCGAGGTCGGCCAGCACGGACTCGCCGCGTTCGAACGGCGTGACGTACGCGTTGATCGCCACCAGCCGGGGATCGTGCCGGTCGATCGGCATCCGGTCGGCGGCCCTGGTCAGCCGGCAGCGGTCGGCCGGGCCCGGCTCGACCCAGAAGCAGCGCATCGCCGCGCCCCACAGGATGTTCATCGCCAGGTCGAGCCGGCCGTCATCGAGGACGCTGACCGCCAGGTCGGCGAGGTCGCCCGGGCCGGAGACGTCGTCGCGCAGGCCGTCGTCGAAGTTCGTCGGCAGCCAGCGGACCACCGCGCGCTGGTTCGCCGTCAGGTCCAGGGTCGCGGCCTCGGCCAGCAGGCGGTCGACCCGCTGCCGGTCGCCCGTCTCGACCGCGAAGTTGGCCGCCAGCAACAACCTTTCCGCCCGCTTGCTCGGCGACCCGCTCAGCCGGGCCGACCGTTCCAGCGATGCCACCGTCGCGTCGATGCCACCGCGGCGCTCCGTGCGTTCGGCCGATCGTTCGAGCTCGGTGGCGACGGCCTCGTCCGGTCCGGTTGTCGCCGCGGCTCGATGCCAGATCCGGCGGTCAAACTCGTTGATCGTGTCGGCGAGGGCCTTGTGCGCCGCTTGCCGCGCTTGGGGTTCCGCATCCTTGACGATGGCCGAGCGCAGCAACGGGTGGCGGAACGTCAACTCGTCGTGGGCGACCGTGATCAGCCCCCCGTCGATGGCCGGACCCAGCGCCGCCAAGTCCGCCTTCGCCGCGTCCAACGCCTCGCCGAGCGCATTCGTGTCGTTCACCGCCGCGGTCAGCAGGAACTGTTGCGTCTCCGGCGGCAGCTTCCGCACCCGGCCCGCGAACGTCTGCTCCACGCTCGTCGTCGGAGGCGCATCGTCTCGGGACAGTTCCCGCAACGCCAGCGGATTGCCTGCCGCGGCCGTCAACACCCGTTCCCGTTTCGCCGGCGACAACCCTTTCAGCAATTCCGCCGCCGCCTCATTCGACAGCGGTTGCGGGCGCATTGTCGGCAGGTTCGCCGTGGTCAATCGGGAAGGCTCGCCGTCCCGAACGGCCGCCACCAGCGCGATCGGCTCCGATTCCAGCCGGCGGGCCACGAAGGCCAGCACGTCCTGGCTGTTGGGGTCCAGCCAATGCGCGTCGTCCACGATCAGCAGCAGCGGCTGGTCGGCCGCCGCCTCCGCGAGCAGGTTCAGCACCGCCATGCCCACCAGGTAGATCTCCGGCCGGGGGCCGTCCGCCAACCCCAGCGCCGTGCGCAGTCCCTCCCGCTGTGTCGCCGGCAGGCCGTCGATCGCCTTACGCAGCGGGAACAACAACTGGTGCAGGCCCGCATAGGGCAGGTGGTGCTCCGCCTCCACCCCCACCGCCGTCAACACCCGGAGCCCCGGCGCCTCGATCTCCGCCAGCAACGCCGACTTCCCGATGCCCGCCTCGCCGCGGATCACCAGCGCCCCGCCCCGGTCCCGGATGCCACCGACCAGCTCGGCCAGCCGCGCGCGTTCCGACTCCCGCTCCCACAGCGCCACGAACTCTCCCTCAGCGGTTTTCCCTGCTTGCAGGCTAGGCCAGAGCGCCATGAGACGCCGACCGGGCATTGCGGAGGTAACGGACCGGTGCGGCCGCCGATAGTCCCGGCCGTACGCTTCCGGAACCGCAGGCAAGGGGGCCGCCGTGGAATTGCGAACGGGTGCGAGAACCGTGGCCGCGGTGGCGCTGATCACCGTTTTGTCCGGCTGCGGTGCTGCCGGGAATGTGGCGGTGCCGCGGACCACCACTCCGTCCGCGACGACCACGACCACGCCGCCGCCGACGACAACGACCACGGTTGCGATGGCCACGATCCCGAACGACCTGGTCGGGAAGTCGGCGAAGGACGTCCAGGCGGAGCTGAACAGTCTCGGCTTCTGGGATGTGAACGTGTACGGGCCGGACGGCAGCCCGGTTGTCCTCACCGACGCGTGGCATGTGGTGTCGGTCGACGGCGTCGGCACGAATGCCCCGACCACCTCCCGGATCACCGTCCGAGCGGAGCCGAACCCGACGACAACCGTTGCCCCGCCGCCACCTCCGCAGACGACCGAGCAGGCCCCGCCGCCCGCCTACACGCCGCCCGCCCCCGTCGAGGTGTACTACAAGAACTGCGCGGCGGCCCGCGCCGCCGGCGCCGCGCCGCTCTACCGGGGCCAGCCCGGCTATCGGGCCGCGCTCGACCGGGACAACGACGGCATCGCGTGTGAATAAAAACACTATGGCTTCAGTGACAACTGAAGTCCATCCGCTGGTAACCCGGTGTTCCTTGTTTCCGGCCGTGACCCGCAGGTATGCCTGAGCCGTGATCCAGCAATCGCCAGAGGTGCTCGCCCGGTTCCCGGAACTCCAGCACGACGACATGGTGGTGGAGTACGAGGACGGCGACGACCCGATCCTGCTCCGCGCCGACGGTTCGGTGGTCGACACCTGGCGGGAGAACTACCCGTACGCCGACCGCATGAGCCGGGAGGAGTACGACCTGGTCAAGCGGCTGCTGCAGATCGAGCTGCTGAAGATGCAGTACTGGATCAAGGACACGGGCCGGCGCATGGTCGTCCTGTGCGAGGGCCGGGACGCGGCCGGCAAGGGCGGCACGATCAAGCGCTTCACCGAGCACCTCAACCCCCGCGGGGCGCGGGTGGTGGCGCTGGACAAGCCGACGGAGCGCGAGCAGGGCCAGTGGTACTTCCAGCGCTACGTTCCCCACCTGCCGACGGGCGGCGAGATCGTGCTGTTCGACCGCTCCTGGTACA includes these proteins:
- a CDS encoding AAA family ATPase, producing MALWERESERARLAELVGGIRDRGGALVIRGEAGIGKSALLAEIEAPGLRVLTAVGVEAEHHLPYAGLHQLLFPLRKAIDGLPATQREGLRTALGLADGPRPEIYLVGMAVLNLLAEAAADQPLLLIVDDAHWLDPNSQDVLAFVARRLESEPIALVAAVRDGEPSRLTTANLPTMRPQPLSNEAAAELLKGLSPAKRERVLTAAAGNPLALRELSRDDAPPTTSVEQTFAGRVRKLPPETQQFLLTAAVNDTNALGEALDAAKADLAALGPAIDGGLITVAHDELTFRHPLLRSAIVKDAEPQARQAAHKALADTINEFDRRIWHRAAATTGPDEAVATELERSAERTERRGGIDATVASLERSARLSGSPSKRAERLLLAANFAVETGDRQRVDRLLAEAATLDLTANQRAVVRWLPTNFDDGLRDDVSGPGDLADLAVSVLDDGRLDLAMNILWGAAMRCFWVEPGPADRCRLTRAADRMPIDRHDPRLVAINAYVTPFERGESVLADLGDLARQVGRDALVDRFLGSASMLVGAFDLAARFSAGAQPGLRAQGRLAFLARALGVQAWSSVRLGDLATATAAAEEGQRLAIETSQPYIHGLTLATQSEIAALRGDYPQCEDLAAQAESIGLSAGARPVLATVQLARGIAALGEGRHADAFGNLMRLNDPTDPAYQVALRCYTIAELTEAAVRCDQRGAVEPLVREYEMYAASSPLPALHSGLRHARAVLAPDNEAEKLFRAALDAETWPLERGRTQLAYGEWLRRQRRPADSRPQLRAARETFEALGVTAWAERARRELRAAGEVSPDRHTDAFGELTPHELNIARLAAEGLTNREIGQQLYLSHRTVSTHLHRIFPKLGISSRTELREVLGP
- a CDS encoding excalibur calcium-binding domain-containing protein, producing the protein MELRTGARTVAAVALITVLSGCGAAGNVAVPRTTTPSATTTTTPPPTTTTTVAMATIPNDLVGKSAKDVQAELNSLGFWDVNVYGPDGSPVVLTDAWHVVSVDGVGTNAPTTSRITVRAEPNPTTTVAPPPPPQTTEQAPPPAYTPPAPVEVYYKNCAAARAAGAAPLYRGQPGYRAALDRDNDGIACE